A window of Pirellula sp. SH-Sr6A contains these coding sequences:
- the tpiA gene encoding triose-phosphate isomerase, with translation MRTFFIAGNWKMNLIRESSVSLVRQLMETLTSVSGVDVAVCPPSVYLQEVGNTLRGSSLRLGAQNVSAAAEGAFTGEISCGMLKDVGCQYVILGHSERRTLYGETDAMVNEKLHAVLKAGLIPIVCVGETLAQREAGETQKVVREQCTGSLAGLTGEQMAKTVLAYEPVWAIGTGKTASPAQAEEVHADIRDLLSSQFGAAVANQVVIQYGGSVKADNAAELLGQPNIDGALVGGASLKADSFLAIVHAAAAIRK, from the coding sequence GTGCGTACTTTCTTCATTGCCGGTAACTGGAAAATGAATCTGATTCGAGAGTCCTCGGTATCGCTGGTTCGGCAGTTGATGGAGACTTTGACATCGGTTTCCGGCGTCGACGTCGCGGTCTGCCCACCCAGTGTTTACTTGCAGGAAGTCGGGAATACGCTGCGAGGCAGCAGCCTTCGATTGGGGGCCCAAAATGTTTCCGCGGCCGCCGAAGGTGCTTTCACTGGCGAGATCAGTTGCGGGATGTTGAAGGATGTTGGATGCCAATACGTGATTCTGGGCCATAGCGAACGCCGCACGCTGTATGGCGAGACTGACGCAATGGTCAACGAAAAGCTGCATGCTGTTTTGAAGGCTGGGCTGATTCCGATCGTCTGCGTTGGAGAAACGCTCGCGCAGCGAGAAGCGGGTGAAACGCAAAAGGTTGTTCGCGAACAGTGCACAGGTTCCCTCGCGGGACTCACCGGCGAACAGATGGCGAAGACCGTGCTGGCCTATGAACCTGTCTGGGCGATCGGGACCGGAAAAACGGCTTCACCCGCACAAGCGGAAGAGGTGCATGCCGACATTCGCGATTTGCTCTCCTCTCAGTTCGGTGCTGCGGTTGCGAATCAAGTCGTCATTCAATACGGCGGCAGTGTGAAGGCTGACAACGCAGCGGAGTTGCTGGGGCAACCCAATATCGATGGCGCACTTGTCGGTGGGGCCTCCCTGAAAGCGGACTCCTTTCTGGCAATCGTCCACGCGGCAGCCGCCATCCGGAAGTAG
- a CDS encoding ParA family protein gives MRKIAVINQKGGVGKTTTTVNLAAALAQCGKKVCVIDLDPQAHASLHLGVSTGEQDISVYDLLCGEAMLCHARRWVTPDLAVVPANLDLAAAEMELAGEVGREVILKDKMDLDNEDFDFTIIDCPPSLGVLTLNALTAVDEVFLPLQPHFLALHGLSKLLRTIEIVAKRLNPSLHLEGIVLCMYESSTRLAAEVSRDVEEFLQRNASHSPVWARAKFFKSKIRRNIRLAEAPSFGQSIFDYAPSSHGAEDYLSLAYEVLASDDVRSEMAAIEETERAIAPSGTQR, from the coding sequence ATGCGAAAAATTGCGGTGATCAATCAAAAAGGCGGAGTGGGTAAAACGACCACCACCGTCAACCTGGCTGCGGCATTGGCACAGTGTGGAAAAAAAGTTTGTGTCATCGATTTGGATCCCCAGGCACATGCATCGCTTCATTTGGGCGTTTCGACCGGGGAGCAAGACATCAGTGTCTACGATTTGCTTTGCGGAGAAGCAATGCTCTGCCACGCCCGTCGATGGGTAACCCCCGATTTGGCAGTCGTTCCCGCGAATTTGGATTTGGCCGCTGCCGAAATGGAGCTGGCAGGTGAAGTGGGACGCGAGGTGATTCTCAAAGACAAAATGGACCTCGATAACGAAGACTTCGACTTCACCATTATCGATTGCCCCCCATCTCTCGGCGTTCTCACCCTCAACGCCCTGACGGCGGTGGATGAAGTCTTTTTGCCACTACAACCTCACTTCCTCGCGCTACACGGGTTGAGCAAGCTGCTGCGAACCATCGAAATCGTTGCAAAGCGACTGAACCCATCGCTGCACCTCGAAGGAATCGTTCTGTGCATGTACGAATCCAGTACGCGATTGGCAGCGGAAGTGAGTCGCGATGTAGAGGAATTCCTGCAACGCAATGCATCGCATAGCCCTGTCTGGGCACGCGCAAAGTTCTTCAAGTCGAAGATTCGACGCAACATTCGATTGGCGGAAGCCCCCAGTTTCGGCCAAAGCATTTTCGACTACGCGCCGAGCAGCCACGGCGCTGAGGACTATTTGTCGTTGGCATACGAAGTCCTCGCATCGGATGACGTCCGTTCGGAAATGGCGGCGATAGAGGAAACGGAACGCGCTATTGCGCCATCCGGCACGCAACGATAA
- the ilvB gene encoding biosynthetic-type acetolactate synthase large subunit: protein MASVSDRRATTVMTGSDIVVKSLVDHGVEVIFAYPGGCSMPLHQSLTFYGDKIRTILPRHEQGGAFAAQGYARSTGKIGVVMATSGPGATNLVTSIADAKMDSIPLLAITGQVPTSVIGSDAFQETPMVEICRGITKHHYLVTKTEDLPRVMKEAFHIATTGRPGPVLVDIPKDVQLTSCEVDWDVPMYLPGYKPGKAPDAQPEQIRQVAAAIKHSKRPVLYVGGGVVTAEASEQLRELVSKTGIPVTMTVMGLGVYPADAALSMDMLGMHGSAYANFAVKDCDLLIALGVRFDDRVTGHLASFAKNAKIVHIDVDPSELNKNKIAHISIRSDVKFALNELNKIVEAPEDISAWVKHCADLKAKFPFSYDQSFDGILQQHAIRTLSNLTKDRETYVSVGVGQHQMWAAQFFQFRRPRTWMSSSGLGTMGFGLPCAMGIQAAHPDALVIDIDGDGSFQMNIQELATLRCEKLPVKVLLLNNQHLGMVVQWEDRFMGSNRAHTYLGPIDDEEASGPGSTVAHTYASKRYPDFVQIAKGYGLGAATVRKKADLEGALLEMINYPGAYVLDVEVPYQEHVLPMIPSGKTVDDMILA, encoded by the coding sequence ATGGCTTCCGTATCTGACCGCCGCGCAACCACCGTCATGACTGGCTCCGACATAGTGGTCAAGTCCTTGGTGGACCACGGGGTGGAAGTCATTTTTGCTTATCCAGGCGGCTGTAGCATGCCTCTTCACCAGTCCCTTACTTTCTATGGGGATAAGATCCGAACGATTCTTCCTCGGCACGAGCAAGGGGGAGCGTTTGCAGCGCAGGGCTATGCTCGCTCGACAGGGAAAATCGGCGTGGTGATGGCGACGAGCGGTCCCGGTGCGACGAACTTGGTCACCAGCATCGCCGATGCGAAGATGGATTCGATCCCGTTGCTCGCGATCACCGGACAGGTGCCGACGAGTGTGATCGGATCGGACGCGTTTCAAGAGACGCCAATGGTGGAGATCTGCCGGGGGATCACCAAACATCATTACTTGGTTACCAAGACGGAAGACCTGCCCCGAGTCATGAAGGAAGCCTTTCACATCGCCACGACCGGCCGTCCAGGCCCGGTTTTGGTCGACATTCCAAAAGACGTTCAGTTAACCAGCTGCGAGGTTGACTGGGATGTTCCGATGTATTTGCCCGGATACAAACCTGGCAAGGCACCGGACGCGCAGCCAGAACAGATTCGCCAGGTAGCCGCCGCTATCAAGCACAGCAAGAGGCCCGTCCTCTACGTCGGTGGTGGCGTCGTTACCGCCGAGGCATCGGAGCAATTGCGAGAGCTGGTGAGCAAGACAGGCATCCCCGTCACGATGACCGTCATGGGATTGGGTGTTTATCCCGCCGATGCGGCCCTCTCGATGGATATGCTCGGAATGCACGGCAGTGCGTACGCAAACTTTGCCGTCAAAGATTGCGATTTGCTCATCGCGCTGGGGGTTCGATTTGACGATCGTGTAACGGGCCATCTCGCCTCGTTCGCGAAGAACGCAAAGATCGTTCACATCGATGTCGATCCATCCGAATTGAACAAAAACAAGATCGCTCACATCTCGATTCGAAGCGATGTGAAATTCGCCTTGAACGAGCTCAACAAGATCGTCGAAGCACCGGAAGACATTTCCGCGTGGGTGAAGCATTGCGCCGACCTCAAAGCGAAATTTCCGTTCTCCTATGATCAATCGTTTGACGGCATCCTCCAGCAGCATGCGATTCGAACCCTTTCCAATTTGACCAAAGACCGCGAAACCTACGTTTCCGTTGGAGTAGGTCAGCACCAAATGTGGGCAGCGCAGTTCTTCCAATTCCGTCGCCCGAGGACTTGGATGAGCAGCAGCGGATTGGGAACGATGGGCTTTGGGCTTCCCTGTGCAATGGGCATCCAAGCGGCGCATCCAGACGCTCTGGTCATCGATATCGACGGGGACGGCTCGTTCCAAATGAACATTCAGGAATTGGCCACGCTGCGTTGCGAGAAGCTCCCCGTGAAGGTTTTGCTCCTGAACAACCAGCACTTGGGTATGGTGGTTCAGTGGGAAGATCGATTCATGGGGTCCAACCGCGCCCATACCTACTTAGGTCCCATTGATGACGAGGAAGCAAGCGGCCCTGGCTCCACGGTCGCTCACACCTACGCCTCGAAGCGCTACCCGGACTTTGTCCAAATCGCAAAGGGATATGGACTGGGAGCCGCGACGGTTCGTAAGAAGGCAGACCTCGAAGGGGCGCTATTGGAGATGATCAACTATCCTGGAGCCTATGTCCTGGATGTCGAAGTCCCCTATCAGGAGCATGTGCTCCCGATGATTCCGTCCGGCAAAACGGTCGACGACATGATTTTGGCATAG
- the argH gene encoding argininosuccinate lyase, whose translation MTSLSRSGVFAGSMDDRLARFSESISFDHRLYKQDIRGSIAHAQMLSKQGVLTESEFQSIRSELTSIGEMLDRGEIPFRIELEDIHMHIEQALIDRLGDVGRKLHTARSRNDQIATDLRLWVRDQLERVDALLSELQKSFLSRCDRDASVVIPAYTHMQRAQPVLAPHYWLAYIEKLQRDRGRVSDCRARVNHCPLGGAAVAGTSIPIDREYTAKLLGFDAVASNSIDISSDRDFAVESVFVLTMIAEHLSGWAEEWILWSTTEFNFIKLPQKFCTGSSIMPQKVNPDTLELTRGKTARVIGALQTLLVLIKGLPLAYNRDLQEDKPPLFDAFDTVIAMLELAIPIVAESELNVASIRSRLDEGFLDATALMEACMLRGLAQRTAHHRVGALVALAKERGVKLADLSDEDFRSVDPDLDGSIRSVLSVDGAVASYRSYGSSNPVEIAKQIARWKMQLS comes from the coding sequence TTGACCTCCTTATCTCGCAGCGGCGTATTCGCAGGCAGTATGGACGATCGCTTGGCGCGTTTCAGCGAAAGCATCAGCTTTGATCACCGCCTTTACAAACAAGACATTCGAGGCTCGATCGCGCACGCACAAATGCTTAGTAAACAAGGAGTCTTGACCGAGTCCGAGTTTCAATCGATCCGCTCTGAGTTGACGTCGATCGGCGAAATGCTGGATCGCGGCGAAATACCGTTTCGCATCGAGTTAGAAGATATTCACATGCATATCGAACAAGCGTTGATCGATCGCTTGGGGGATGTTGGCCGAAAGCTGCACACCGCGAGATCGCGGAATGATCAAATTGCGACGGATCTCCGTCTGTGGGTACGCGATCAATTGGAACGGGTCGATGCACTGCTATCGGAGCTCCAAAAATCGTTCCTTTCGCGTTGCGATCGCGATGCGAGCGTCGTCATTCCGGCTTACACCCACATGCAGCGGGCACAGCCGGTCCTGGCCCCTCATTACTGGTTGGCCTACATCGAGAAACTGCAGCGCGATCGCGGCCGAGTGTCCGACTGCCGTGCACGGGTCAATCATTGTCCTCTCGGTGGGGCCGCCGTAGCGGGAACGAGCATTCCTATCGATCGCGAATATACGGCGAAACTCTTGGGCTTCGATGCTGTGGCCTCCAATAGTATCGATATCAGTAGCGATCGCGATTTTGCGGTCGAATCGGTGTTCGTCCTCACCATGATCGCTGAGCATTTGAGCGGCTGGGCGGAAGAATGGATTCTTTGGTCGACGACGGAGTTCAATTTCATCAAGCTGCCTCAGAAATTCTGCACCGGTAGCTCGATCATGCCTCAGAAAGTCAATCCGGATACGCTCGAACTTACGCGAGGTAAAACCGCCCGAGTCATCGGGGCATTGCAAACCCTCTTGGTTTTGATCAAGGGTTTGCCTCTGGCTTACAACCGAGACCTTCAAGAGGACAAACCCCCCTTGTTCGATGCTTTCGACACGGTCATTGCCATGCTTGAGCTCGCCATCCCGATCGTGGCCGAATCGGAACTCAACGTCGCATCGATTCGTTCTCGACTTGATGAAGGTTTCCTCGACGCGACTGCACTCATGGAAGCATGCATGCTCCGAGGCTTGGCCCAACGGACCGCGCACCATCGGGTCGGGGCGTTGGTTGCTCTCGCGAAAGAACGCGGAGTGAAACTAGCGGACTTGAGCGACGAAGACTTCCGCTCGGTCGATCCCGATCTGGATGGATCGATCCGAAGCGTCCTGAGCGTCGATGGTGCAGTCGCATCTTATCGGTCGTACGGTTCCAGCAATCCGGTTGAGATTGCCAAGCAAATCGCACGTTGGAAAATGCAGCTCAGCTAA
- a CDS encoding FtsX-like permease family protein, with product MSSVFRRTPVALLNLLSHPARAAVSLGGVSFALLLIFMQLGFRGAVGNTATIVYGKLSGEVVIRSFDYVHLYEPRTIDRHWLKTLASHPLVDRVDPFFIMLQKWQNPPRNTACANAPPDGSFRTVGMMGMEVDRPVLEVEDAVAQLDALKDPDAMLVDQATRAEYGPQDCKAFGERDLGLRAELGGRASRIAGTFRLGTGLATNGAVLVSDVAFSRRAPFDTRQRVSLGLIHLKPGIEPSAAAKELTNWLSERDPNASQSVQILSMKEQMEWERGRWLNETPIGMIFTMGVLISFIIGAAIVYMVLATDVASRISEFATMKAMGYSEWYVSGIVLQQAWMLAFGGYIVSTMISLLLYQLTVALSGIPTFMTWPRMGGVLILALLMCSFSGVLAMRKLWRADPASLF from the coding sequence GTGAGCTCAGTTTTTCGGCGAACGCCCGTTGCCCTCCTCAATCTTTTGTCGCACCCGGCCCGAGCCGCAGTCAGCCTGGGCGGGGTGAGTTTCGCCCTTCTGTTGATCTTCATGCAGCTTGGATTCCGCGGTGCGGTTGGGAACACTGCAACGATTGTCTATGGAAAACTGAGCGGGGAGGTTGTCATTCGATCCTTCGACTATGTTCATCTCTACGAGCCTCGTACAATCGATCGCCATTGGTTGAAGACGCTCGCTTCGCATCCGCTCGTCGATCGGGTCGACCCGTTCTTCATTATGTTGCAAAAGTGGCAAAACCCACCGCGGAATACCGCCTGCGCGAACGCTCCGCCGGATGGCTCTTTTCGAACCGTAGGGATGATGGGGATGGAGGTCGATCGCCCTGTTCTCGAAGTGGAGGATGCCGTTGCCCAATTGGATGCCCTAAAGGATCCCGATGCCATGTTGGTCGACCAAGCGACACGAGCCGAATACGGTCCTCAGGATTGCAAAGCATTCGGCGAAAGGGATCTTGGACTCCGAGCGGAACTCGGTGGGAGAGCCTCACGAATCGCAGGTACATTCCGCTTGGGGACCGGCCTGGCAACGAACGGCGCCGTACTCGTCAGCGATGTGGCATTTAGCCGTCGGGCGCCATTCGATACACGCCAACGCGTCTCTCTCGGTTTGATCCATCTCAAGCCTGGCATCGAACCGAGCGCCGCCGCGAAAGAGCTCACCAACTGGTTGTCAGAACGTGACCCCAATGCGTCGCAATCGGTCCAAATCCTTTCGATGAAAGAACAGATGGAATGGGAACGAGGCCGTTGGCTTAACGAAACCCCCATCGGAATGATCTTCACCATGGGGGTGCTCATCTCATTCATCATCGGAGCCGCGATTGTCTACATGGTTTTGGCGACCGATGTCGCTTCCCGAATCTCCGAGTTCGCCACCATGAAGGCAATGGGCTACTCCGAATGGTACGTGTCAGGAATCGTGCTCCAGCAAGCTTGGATGTTAGCGTTCGGCGGATATATCGTATCCACGATGATCAGCTTGCTACTGTATCAGCTCACTGTAGCCCTATCGGGTATCCCCACCTTCATGACTTGGCCGAGAATGGGAGGCGTTCTTATACTCGCGCTGCTGATGTGCTCCTTCTCTGGGGTCCTAGCGATGCGCAAGCTGTGGCGAGCTGATCCAGCATCCCTTTTCTAG
- a CDS encoding bifunctional SulP family inorganic anion transporter/carbonic anhydrase, translated as MKFWTTIRQDLIAGLVVFFVALPLCLGIAFASGAPLISGIISGIIGGVVVGWLSKSQTSVSGPAAGLSTLVAAQIQELGSLETFLLAVIVAGIVQIVLGIVKAGALSAFFPSAVIKGLLAAIGVILILKQIPHLLGHDNDPEGDFAFVQKDHENTFSEIFKLFRGDFHDGALIVGLISLVFLIAWDRIPKLKKSLVPSSLMVVLLGLVLAEILRTVGGKFAIDQSHLVDVPIASDWAAFRSFFRTPDWSQILNSSVYLAGVTIAIVASLETLLNLEAVDKLDPMKRRSPPNRELFAQGVGNILCGLVGGIPVTSVVVRSSVNLNAGARTKVSAIVHGVLIALAVIAIPTLLNRIPLACLAAILIVTGFKLANWKLFSQMLNEGRYQAIPFFVTLLAIVFSDLLIGIGIGLTISLAFILYSSLSSPVRRVLEKQTEGNVLHIQLASQVSFLNRAALEDVLYNADEGTHVLINATGTEYIDPDIIALIRDFRDTTAAVRGVTVSTKGFRSKFGLENQINYPQITTQELQKRLAPSDVLDVLKSGNERFRSGNRLTRDLGLQLAGASQGQHPLAVILSCIDSRSPAEIIFDLGIGDIFTVRIAGNVVREKVIGSIEYACAVAGAKLIVVLGHTQCGAVNSTIKFVSERKSALEVTGCQNLDILVREIQKSVDVPKCLRLNLMTQQEKDAFLVEVTRENVLNSMRLIQEGSGRLRELIHSGQIQLVGAIYDIASGEVQFLEEA; from the coding sequence ATGAAGTTTTGGACCACCATCCGTCAGGATCTGATCGCAGGCCTGGTCGTTTTCTTTGTCGCCCTACCTCTCTGTTTAGGGATCGCATTCGCCTCGGGTGCACCACTTATCTCGGGGATCATTTCAGGTATTATCGGCGGCGTGGTCGTCGGTTGGCTTAGCAAGTCGCAAACGAGTGTGAGTGGACCTGCAGCGGGGCTCTCCACGTTAGTCGCCGCACAGATCCAAGAGCTTGGCTCGCTCGAAACTTTTCTTTTGGCGGTCATTGTTGCTGGGATCGTTCAAATCGTGTTGGGGATCGTCAAGGCCGGAGCCTTATCCGCCTTCTTCCCCTCTGCCGTGATCAAGGGTCTCTTGGCTGCGATTGGCGTTATTTTGATTCTGAAGCAGATCCCGCATTTGCTCGGACATGACAACGATCCTGAAGGAGACTTTGCTTTCGTCCAAAAGGACCATGAAAATACGTTCAGTGAGATCTTCAAACTCTTTCGAGGCGACTTCCACGACGGTGCCTTGATCGTCGGACTGATCTCCTTAGTTTTCCTTATTGCTTGGGATCGCATTCCCAAGTTGAAAAAAAGTCTGGTCCCATCCTCGTTGATGGTCGTTCTCCTAGGTCTTGTTCTCGCAGAAATCTTGCGCACAGTGGGCGGGAAGTTTGCAATCGACCAGTCCCACTTGGTCGATGTTCCCATCGCGTCGGATTGGGCGGCATTTCGCAGTTTCTTCCGTACGCCCGATTGGTCACAGATTCTAAATTCCAGTGTTTATCTTGCTGGTGTGACCATTGCGATTGTGGCTTCGCTCGAGACACTATTGAATCTCGAAGCCGTCGACAAACTTGACCCGATGAAACGTCGCTCCCCTCCTAACCGCGAGCTCTTTGCACAAGGGGTCGGAAACATTCTTTGTGGACTGGTAGGTGGAATCCCTGTGACGTCCGTCGTCGTGCGCAGCTCGGTGAACTTGAATGCCGGGGCTCGAACCAAGGTTTCAGCAATCGTTCACGGGGTGCTGATCGCCTTGGCTGTCATTGCCATTCCAACGTTGCTGAACCGCATACCGCTGGCCTGTTTGGCCGCGATCTTGATCGTGACCGGCTTTAAGCTCGCCAATTGGAAGCTCTTCTCCCAGATGCTGAACGAAGGCCGTTATCAAGCCATTCCTTTCTTTGTCACGTTGCTTGCCATTGTTTTCAGCGATCTTCTGATCGGTATCGGTATCGGATTGACGATCAGCCTGGCGTTCATTCTCTACAGCAGCTTGAGCAGTCCTGTTCGACGCGTATTGGAGAAGCAAACGGAGGGGAATGTCCTGCACATTCAATTGGCTAGCCAAGTAAGCTTCCTCAATCGCGCTGCTCTCGAAGACGTGTTGTACAACGCCGACGAGGGAACGCATGTATTGATCAACGCGACTGGAACCGAGTACATCGATCCAGACATCATCGCACTCATTCGAGATTTCCGTGATACGACCGCCGCTGTTCGCGGCGTTACCGTCAGCACCAAAGGATTTCGAAGCAAATTCGGCCTGGAAAACCAAATCAATTACCCCCAGATTACGACGCAAGAACTTCAGAAACGATTGGCTCCCAGCGACGTCCTCGATGTTCTCAAATCGGGTAACGAGCGATTCCGATCCGGCAATCGCCTCACACGAGATTTAGGTCTGCAACTCGCTGGAGCTTCTCAAGGCCAACACCCCTTGGCTGTCATCCTCAGTTGCATCGATTCACGGTCTCCTGCCGAAATCATCTTTGACCTTGGGATCGGCGATATCTTTACGGTCCGAATCGCCGGCAATGTTGTGCGTGAAAAGGTGATTGGCAGCATCGAGTACGCGTGCGCCGTTGCGGGTGCCAAATTGATTGTTGTACTCGGGCACACTCAGTGCGGTGCGGTCAATTCGACAATCAAGTTTGTTTCGGAACGCAAATCCGCGCTCGAAGTAACGGGTTGTCAAAATTTGGATATCCTGGTCCGCGAAATTCAAAAGTCCGTCGATGTACCGAAGTGCCTGCGACTGAACTTGATGACCCAGCAGGAAAAGGATGCATTCCTGGTCGAAGTGACACGAGAAAATGTTCTCAATAGCATGCGATTGATCCAGGAGGGAAGCGGTCGACTGCGTGAACTCATCCATTCCGGGCAGATTCAGCTGGTCGGTGCAATCTACGATATCGCGTCTGGGGAAGTTCAATTCCTCGAAGAGGCCTAG
- the hpnE gene encoding hydroxysqualene dehydroxylase HpnE: MDTLEQSYRACYDISRRSHSNFYRSFHLLSASRRKAMYALYAFARLADDWSDSPTAATMESGDFSSSVDPWRQWVRELYLVGATTPKVTIDALSAIRPALADAVQTFSIPGEALERLLDGIEYDRRPPVRIDTWSNLVRYCRSVASSVGEGCLAIWLDEPMERIGPEVKTAADACGLAFQLTNILRDIVEDSHRDRCYLAADDLARFGLTSEDWIAECRQRVASRAGRKQLPAPNGTDPYRTIVDLYLQRALGYYDVAWGLYPHLSLEGRRMFSLMWSTYYSLITAIAENPAVVFDGRVRVSRSTKLVLLAKHLWTPLYHRHTSLVTKGQRFDLKAFASLAPDRAMLESNESRSLSDAKIAVIGGGLAGCNAAIHLARHGGKVTLVEARMRLGGRVGSFLDKASGQQIDYCQHVGMKCCSALRRWIELTHQQDAWTEQSSLHFVSSRRKPLTIRAWPFPAPFHLSGLLLRWPDLRLRDRCVISWALVKLLLRSPKETDDREGALPWLIRSGQTERAIKNFWETILVSALGEQVDRVSLGATRKVLIDGFASTRDAFHLLVPNQPLSQLVDDRMRHALLPLGVEICDQTAVQRLAQDSDGKWSLKTQDRVLESFDGVVIAVPWNRLRALLPEAVEARGNLSSMESSPITGIHTWWDRAWLKTPHAILVRKFCQWIFPGPDAHNQVASSKTKSEGGGLAGSEAYYQVVISASRQLPRGDSSHVLELVRQEIQSLFPDARHATLLRGKVVTDPNAVFSVSPEIADARWSSDRYGEKAIFLAGDWTDTGWPATMEGALRSGVRAAEEFALRWGVPMKLENDS; encoded by the coding sequence ATGGATACGTTGGAGCAGTCTTATCGTGCTTGCTATGACATTTCGCGTCGCAGCCATTCCAATTTCTATCGCTCCTTTCACTTGCTTTCCGCTTCGCGAAGGAAAGCCATGTACGCTCTGTACGCGTTCGCGCGACTGGCAGATGATTGGTCGGATAGTCCGACCGCGGCCACGATGGAATCAGGCGATTTTTCGTCGAGCGTCGATCCCTGGCGCCAGTGGGTGCGCGAGCTTTATCTTGTCGGCGCCACAACGCCGAAGGTAACCATTGACGCATTGTCAGCGATCCGGCCGGCGTTGGCGGATGCGGTACAAACTTTTAGCATTCCGGGCGAGGCATTGGAGCGATTGCTCGACGGCATCGAGTACGATCGTCGGCCACCGGTCCGGATCGATACGTGGTCGAATCTCGTTCGCTATTGCCGATCGGTCGCGAGCAGTGTTGGCGAGGGGTGTTTGGCAATTTGGTTAGACGAACCGATGGAACGCATCGGCCCCGAGGTGAAGACGGCTGCGGACGCATGCGGTCTTGCATTTCAGCTTACCAATATACTTCGCGACATTGTCGAAGACAGTCATCGCGATCGTTGTTACCTCGCTGCAGACGACTTAGCTCGCTTTGGTTTGACCAGCGAAGATTGGATCGCGGAATGCCGTCAACGGGTTGCATCGAGGGCTGGAAGGAAGCAACTCCCTGCACCGAACGGCACGGATCCCTATCGAACCATCGTCGACCTGTATCTGCAGCGGGCCCTTGGTTATTACGATGTCGCTTGGGGGTTGTACCCACATCTTTCCTTGGAAGGGAGACGTATGTTTTCCTTGATGTGGTCGACGTATTACTCCCTCATCACAGCCATTGCAGAGAACCCCGCAGTTGTGTTTGACGGACGCGTTCGGGTTTCGCGTTCCACCAAGTTAGTCTTGCTCGCCAAACACCTTTGGACACCGCTCTATCACCGACACACCAGCCTGGTTACGAAAGGTCAACGATTCGATCTGAAGGCGTTCGCCTCGCTCGCTCCCGATCGTGCCATGTTGGAGTCGAACGAGTCTCGAAGCCTGTCGGATGCGAAGATAGCGGTCATCGGCGGTGGGCTCGCTGGGTGTAATGCAGCGATTCATTTGGCCAGGCATGGGGGGAAGGTCACGCTCGTTGAGGCGCGGATGCGATTGGGGGGAAGAGTTGGGTCCTTTCTCGATAAAGCTTCGGGGCAGCAGATCGATTACTGTCAACATGTTGGAATGAAATGCTGTAGCGCCTTGCGACGCTGGATCGAGTTGACGCATCAGCAGGATGCTTGGACGGAGCAATCGTCGCTTCACTTTGTGTCGAGTCGAAGAAAGCCACTCACGATTCGCGCTTGGCCATTCCCAGCTCCTTTTCATTTGTCGGGTTTGCTTCTTCGTTGGCCCGATCTTCGTTTGCGCGATCGATGTGTGATCTCATGGGCACTGGTGAAATTACTGCTGCGCTCTCCGAAGGAGACCGACGATCGAGAAGGGGCGTTGCCATGGCTCATTCGTTCCGGACAGACGGAGCGTGCGATCAAGAATTTTTGGGAAACGATCCTGGTTAGTGCACTGGGGGAGCAAGTCGATCGGGTCAGCTTGGGAGCCACCCGCAAAGTATTGATCGACGGGTTTGCATCCACACGGGACGCGTTCCATCTTCTGGTTCCCAATCAACCGCTGTCACAGCTCGTCGATGATCGAATGCGTCATGCGTTGCTGCCTCTCGGTGTAGAGATATGCGACCAAACTGCGGTGCAGCGACTTGCTCAAGATTCAGACGGGAAATGGAGTCTCAAGACCCAGGATCGAGTATTGGAAAGCTTCGATGGCGTTGTGATCGCAGTTCCGTGGAACCGATTGAGGGCGTTGTTACCCGAAGCCGTGGAAGCCCGCGGGAATCTTTCGTCGATGGAGTCATCCCCTATCACCGGTATCCATACGTGGTGGGATAGGGCCTGGTTAAAGACTCCACACGCGATCTTGGTCCGTAAATTCTGTCAATGGATTTTTCCTGGGCCAGACGCCCACAACCAAGTAGCGAGCTCAAAAACGAAGTCCGAAGGGGGAGGATTGGCGGGGAGCGAAGCGTATTACCAGGTCGTGATCAGCGCATCTCGGCAATTGCCGCGGGGGGATTCTTCCCATGTATTGGAGTTGGTTCGCCAGGAGATCCAGTCCTTGTTCCCCGATGCGCGTCACGCAACGCTTCTTCGAGGGAAAGTGGTTACGGATCCCAATGCTGTTTTTAGTGTTTCCCCAGAGATTGCCGATGCTCGATGGTCTAGCGATCGCTACGGGGAGAAAGCGATCTTCTTGGCTGGAGATTGGACCGATACAGGATGGCCTGCGACCATGGAGGGTGCTCTTCGTTCTGGAGTGCGTGCTGCAGAGGAGTTCGCGCTCCGCTGGGGAGTACCGATGAAACTTGAAAACGATTCGTGA